From Rhododendron vialii isolate Sample 1 chromosome 10a, ASM3025357v1, the proteins below share one genomic window:
- the LOC131302442 gene encoding uncharacterized protein LOC131302442, which produces MDPVDSPETLTTADPPPLSSSTTADDPLTSQFSTLNDLCPELSSLHDLASRGSYRSILDKVSRARKLSLLPLPHHHLTYLSYNALALTKLPRYADAQAELDSTLHHHLDSPHYTFQFYPDLYPGRSGSFVPFALRWIHAILPEKLGQRGETLDRLYTLLDFVTTKLKDLNASSSAVSAELWRKREVFVINSIISQHLSHKEFGVCLDLIERMVGRSGEFEGRDAVLLSKLGYVKLQLGDLEGAKGAFDEVEGLVKEKMGEEVEFRNLASRNKALVYLVGKDYLSAVREYEECIERDGSDVVAVNNKAICLMYLRELSGSISVLESALERVPTVALNETLVVNLCSMYELAYINHSDIKRTLSNWIARVAPDDFDTSCTRV; this is translated from the coding sequence ATGGACCCCGTTGACTCACCGGAAACCCTAACCACCGCCGATCCACcacctctctcctcctccaccaccgccgACGACCCTCTCACCAGCCAATTCAGCACCCTCAACGACCTCTGCCCGGAGCTCTCCTCCCTCCACGACCTCGCTTCCCGCGGCTCCTACCGCTCCATCCTCGACAAGGTCTCCCGCGCCAgaaaactctctctcctccccctcccccaccaccacctcacCTACCTCTCCTACAACGCCCTCGCCCTCACCAAGCTCCCCCGCTACGCCGACGCCCAGGCCGAGCTCGACTCaaccctccaccaccacctcgaCTCCCCGCACTACACCTTCCAATTCTACCCCGACCTATACCCCGGCCGCTCCGGTTCCTTCGTCCCCTTCGCCCTCCGCTGGATCCACGCCATCCTCCCCGAAAAGCTCGGTCAGCGCGGCGAAACCCTAGATCGATTGTACACTCTCCTAGACTTTGTGACCACCAAATTAAAAGATCTTAACGCGTCCTCATCCGCTGTTTCCGCTGAGTTGTGGAGGAAGCGCGAGGTTTTCGTGATTAATTCCATAATAAGTCAGCATTTGAGTCACAAGGAGTTTGGTGTGTGTTTGGATTTGATTGAAAGAATGGTTGGTCGGAGCGGAGAATTTGAGGGTAGGGACGCAGTTTTGTTGTCGAAACTAGGTTATGTTAAGTTGCAGCTTGGGGATCTGGAAGGGGCGAAGGGGGCGTTTGATGAGGTTGAGGGATTGGTGAAGGAGAAGATGGGCGAGGAGGTGGAGTTCAGGAACCTCGCGAGTAGGAACAAGGCGCTGGTTTATTTGGTCGGGAAGGATTACCTGTCAGCGGTGAGGGAGTACGAGGAGTGTATCGAGAGGGATGGGTCCGATGTGGTGGCAGTGAATAACAAGGCTATATGCTTGATGTACTTGAGGGAGTTGTCGGGTTCCATCAGCGTGTTGGAGAGCGCATTGGAGAGGGTGCCAACCGTGGCTTTGAACGAAACACTCGTGGTGAATTTGTGCAGCATGTATGAATTGGCTTATATTAACCACTCGGATATTAAGCGGACGCTTAGTAATTGGATTGCTCGAGTCGCTCCAGATGATTTTGATACGTCTTGTACTCGTGTGTGA
- the LOC131303129 gene encoding uncharacterized protein LOC131303129: MEEEASSHPEQADPAARAAPAGVLVGARDIDRLLAALAQYAERQVAPPVNPPVNQNVGLLEKFKKLYPTEFEGTFKPQEAEDWLKTVERVLTAMGVTDEQKVTLATFTLKGQALLWWEGSQRLLSAPLPGIQPPVPQVITWARFVKAFNDRYCPVTYRFQQEADFINLKQGSMSVAEYEAKFNALSAYATDMVNIEEKKGRRFRGGLEDNVRTRMTIYKEKGYADLIETTKMIGKDVEELFSQGEGKQQGSQSYEASKPSFGKGSSSSGRGTPFKCYRCGSPDHRMRDCPESGKGFKCFRCGEMGHIATHCTKPQGSGASSIGSVPVGRGMNVGRPVGRGGGTGGSTAPRRVFAMTRQNVQATPNVCAFE; the protein is encoded by the exons atggaagaagaagccTCTTCCCATCCTGAGCAAGCGGATCCGGCTGCTAGGGCTGCACCGGCAGGAGTTCTGGTAGGGGCTAGGGATATCGATAGACTATTGGCGGCTTTAGCACAGTATGCTGAACGACAAGTTGCACCTCCGGTTAATCCTCCGGTTAATCAGAATGTTGGATTACTAGAGAAATTCAAGAAGCTGTATCCAACGGAGTTTGAGGGTACTTTTAAACCTCAAGAGGCAGAGGATTGGTTAAAAACGGTTGAGAGAGTTCTAACAGCTATGGGAGTAACTGATGAACAAAAGGTGACTTTAGCAACCTTCACCTTGAAAGGGCAAGCTTTATTATGGTGGGAGGGAAGTCAGAGGTTGTTGTCAGCCCCATTACCAGGTATTCAGCCACCAGTGCCACAAGTAATCACATGGGCTAGATTTGTGAAGGCTTTTAATGATCGTTACTGTCCTGTGACGTATCGTTTCCAGCAGGAAgcagattttattaatcttaaaCAGGGGAGTATGTCGGTGGCCGAATATGAAGCCAAGTTTAATGCTCTTTCAGCCTATGCTACGGATATGGTGAATATTGAAGAAAAGAAGGGTAGACGGTTCAGAGGTGGGTTGGAGGATAATGTTCGAACCAGAATGACAATTTATAAAGAAAAAGGCTATGCGGATTTGATTGAAACAACAAAGATGATTGGCAAGGATGTTGAAGagttgttta GCCAGGGTGAGGGAAAACAGCAAGGTAGTCAAAGCTATGAGGCAAGTAAGCCAAGTTTTGGCAAGGGGAGTAGTTCAAGTGGACGTGGAACTCCTTTTAAGTGTTATCGGTGTGGGTCGCCCGATCATCGCATGAGAGATTGTCCGGAATCGGGGAAAGGGTTTAAATGTTTTAGATGTGGGGAAATGGGGCATATTGCAACTCATTGCACGAAACCACAAGGTTCAGGTGCATCTTCTATTGGCAGTGTTCCGGTTGGCCGTGGAATGAATGTTGGTAGGCCTGTTGGTCGGGGTGGTGGAACAGGTGGATCTACAGCACCGAGGAGAGTGTTCGCCATGACACGACAAAATGTCCAGGCAACTCCAAACGTG TGTGCATTTGAATAA